A single region of the Pseudomonas granadensis genome encodes:
- a CDS encoding LysR family transcriptional regulator: protein MRRKIPSTAALISFEAAARHESFTRAAEELSLTQGAICRQIASLEDFLSVELFRRSRRGVKLTEAGLSYSRRVATQLDAVERDTLSVMGQQGANVIELAVVPTFGTQWLLPRLKDFQHKHPQVTVNLTNRTRPFLFADTQFDAAIYFGDADWSGTESHRLMGEHPMPVCSPALLGNHAHLSAEAIAQLPLLQQTTRPYAWRQWFNSQQLNIPRDMTGPRYELFSMLAQAAMHDMGIALIPPFLIQRELAEKRLVIANHQALSSIKAYYLMIPERKVESASLKAFRDWLLHQAQSYSLEE, encoded by the coding sequence ATGCGCAGGAAGATACCCAGCACCGCGGCCCTGATCAGCTTCGAAGCAGCCGCTCGCCATGAGAGCTTTACCCGGGCTGCGGAAGAACTTTCCCTCACTCAAGGCGCCATTTGCCGACAGATCGCCAGCCTTGAGGACTTCCTCAGCGTCGAACTGTTCCGACGCTCGCGGCGCGGAGTAAAACTGACCGAGGCGGGGCTTTCCTACAGTCGTCGGGTCGCGACGCAACTCGATGCCGTCGAGCGTGACACCCTGTCGGTCATGGGGCAGCAAGGCGCCAATGTGATCGAACTGGCGGTAGTGCCGACGTTCGGCACGCAATGGCTGTTGCCGCGCTTGAAGGATTTTCAACACAAGCACCCGCAAGTCACGGTCAACCTGACCAACCGTACCCGTCCGTTCCTGTTTGCCGATACGCAATTCGATGCGGCGATCTATTTCGGCGATGCTGATTGGTCCGGTACTGAATCCCACAGACTGATGGGCGAGCATCCCATGCCGGTGTGCAGCCCGGCCCTGCTCGGCAACCATGCGCATCTGAGCGCCGAGGCCATCGCCCAATTGCCGTTGCTGCAACAGACCACCCGTCCCTACGCCTGGCGTCAATGGTTCAACTCGCAACAGCTGAATATTCCCCGCGACATGACAGGCCCACGCTACGAGCTATTCTCAATGCTCGCCCAAGCGGCTATGCACGACATGGGCATCGCGCTGATTCCACCCTTCCTGATTCAGCGAGAGCTGGCGGAGAAACGTTTAGTGATCGCCAATCACCAGGCACTCTCCAGCATCAAGGCTTATTACCTGATGATTCCGGAGCGGAAGGTCGAATCGGCGTCACTTAAGGCATTTCGTGACTGGCTGTTACACCAAGCGCAGAGCTACAGCCTAGAAGAATAG
- a CDS encoding acyl-CoA dehydrogenase, with product MGGKASFNWIDPLLLDQQLTEEERMIRDTAEQFAQQSLAPRVLEAFRHEKTDPAIFREMGEVGLLGATIPEQYGGSGLNYVSYGLIAREVERVDSGYRSMMSVQSSLVMVPINEFGTEAQKQKYLPKLASGEWIGCFGLTEPNHGSDPGAMITRARKVDGGYSLTGAKMWITNSPIADVFVVWAKDDAGDIRGFVLEKGWKGLSAPAIHGKVGLRASITGEIVMDNVFVPEENIFPDVRGLKGPFTCLNSARYGISWGALGAAEFCWHTARQYTMDRQQFGRPLAATQLVQKKLADMQTEITLALQGCLRLGRMKDEGTAAVEITSIMKRNSCGKSLDIARMARDMLGGNGISDEFGVARHLVNLEVVNTYEGTHDVHALILGRAQTGLQAFY from the coding sequence ATGGGCGGTAAAGCTAGTTTCAACTGGATCGATCCCCTGCTGCTGGATCAACAGCTCACCGAAGAAGAGCGCATGATCCGCGACACCGCCGAGCAGTTCGCTCAGCAAAGTCTCGCGCCGCGTGTCCTTGAAGCTTTCCGCCATGAAAAAACCGACCCGGCGATTTTCCGCGAAATGGGCGAAGTGGGTTTGTTGGGCGCAACCATTCCGGAGCAGTATGGTGGCAGCGGCCTGAACTACGTCAGCTACGGCTTGATCGCTCGTGAAGTGGAGCGTGTCGACTCCGGCTACCGTTCGATGATGAGTGTGCAGTCCTCATTGGTGATGGTGCCGATCAACGAATTCGGTACCGAAGCCCAGAAACAGAAGTACCTGCCGAAACTGGCGTCCGGGGAATGGATAGGCTGCTTTGGTCTGACCGAGCCGAACCATGGCTCTGATCCCGGCGCGATGATCACCCGTGCGCGTAAAGTCGACGGCGGCTATAGCCTGACTGGCGCGAAAATGTGGATTACCAACAGCCCGATCGCCGATGTGTTCGTGGTCTGGGCGAAAGACGATGCCGGCGACATCCGTGGCTTCGTCCTGGAAAAAGGCTGGAAAGGCCTGAGTGCTCCAGCGATTCACGGCAAGGTCGGGCTGCGTGCATCGATCACCGGTGAGATCGTCATGGACAACGTGTTCGTGCCGGAAGAAAACATCTTCCCGGACGTGCGCGGTCTGAAAGGCCCGTTCACTTGCCTCAACTCCGCCCGTTACGGCATTTCCTGGGGTGCTCTGGGGGCTGCCGAATTCTGCTGGCACACCGCTCGCCAGTACACTATGGATCGCCAGCAATTCGGTCGCCCATTGGCCGCAACCCAGCTGGTACAGAAGAAGCTTGCCGACATGCAGACCGAGATCACCCTGGCTCTGCAAGGTTGTCTGCGTCTGGGGCGGATGAAGGATGAAGGCACGGCGGCGGTCGAGATCACCTCGATCATGAAGCGCAATTCGTGCGGCAAGTCGCTGGACATCGCTCGCATGGCTCGCGACATGCTCGGCGGCAATGGTATCTCCGATGAGTTCGGCGTCGCTCGCCACTTGGTCAACCTGGAAGTGGTGAACACCTATGAAGGTACTCATGACGTTCACGCGCTGATCCTCGGGCGTGCGCAAACCGGCCTGCAGGCGTTCTATTAA
- a CDS encoding CaiB/BaiF CoA transferase family protein, with protein sequence MGALSHLRVLDLSRVLAGPWAGQILADLGAEVIKVERPGNGDDTRAWGPPFLKDAYGENTSEAAYYLSANRNKQSVTIDFTRAEGQKLVRELAAKSDILIENFKVGGLAAYGLDYETLKAINPNLIYCSITGFGQTGPYAKRAGYDFMIQGLGGLMSLTGRPEGDEGAGPVKVGVALTDILTGLYSTVAILAALAHRDHDGGGQHIDMALLDVQVACLANQAMNYLTTGSAPKRLGNAHPNIVPYQDFPTADGDFILTVGNDGQFRKFADVAGQPQWADDPRFATNKLRVANRAVLIPLIRQATVFKTTAEWVAQLEQAGVPCGPINDLSQVFEDPQVKARGLAIELPHALAGMVPQVASPIRMSQTPVEYRHAPPLLGEHTLEVLQRVLGLGAGAVADLKVAGVL encoded by the coding sequence ATGGGCGCGCTGTCACATCTGCGGGTACTGGATTTGTCGCGAGTGCTGGCCGGGCCGTGGGCCGGGCAGATTCTCGCCGACCTTGGCGCCGAGGTGATCAAGGTCGAGCGTCCGGGCAATGGCGACGACACGCGCGCCTGGGGGCCGCCGTTCCTTAAGGACGCCTACGGCGAGAATACGTCGGAAGCGGCTTATTACCTGTCCGCCAACCGCAACAAGCAATCGGTGACTATCGATTTCACCCGTGCCGAAGGGCAGAAGCTGGTGCGCGAACTGGCGGCAAAGTCCGACATCCTTATCGAAAACTTCAAGGTCGGTGGCCTGGCAGCTTACGGGCTCGACTATGAGACGTTGAAGGCAATCAATCCGAACCTGATCTATTGCTCGATCACCGGTTTTGGCCAGACCGGGCCTTATGCCAAACGCGCGGGCTACGACTTCATGATTCAGGGCCTGGGTGGGCTGATGAGCCTGACCGGTCGCCCTGAGGGGGATGAAGGCGCCGGGCCGGTGAAAGTCGGTGTGGCGCTGACAGACATTCTCACCGGGCTGTATTCGACGGTGGCGATTCTGGCGGCGCTGGCGCATCGGGATCACGACGGCGGTGGTCAGCACATCGACATGGCATTGCTGGATGTTCAGGTCGCTTGTCTGGCGAACCAGGCGATGAACTACCTGACAACGGGCAGTGCGCCCAAGCGCCTGGGCAACGCGCATCCGAATATCGTGCCATATCAGGATTTTCCTACCGCTGACGGCGACTTCATTCTTACCGTCGGCAATGACGGGCAGTTCCGCAAGTTTGCCGACGTGGCCGGGCAGCCGCAGTGGGCAGATGATCCGCGTTTTGCGACCAACAAACTGCGCGTGGCTAACCGAGCGGTGCTGATTCCATTGATTCGCCAAGCGACCGTGTTCAAAACTACCGCCGAGTGGGTTGCTCAGCTTGAGCAAGCCGGCGTGCCCTGCGGGCCGATCAATGATCTGTCGCAAGTGTTTGAGGATCCGCAGGTAAAGGCACGCGGACTGGCGATCGAGTTACCCCATGCGTTGGCGGGGATGGTGCCTCAGGTGGCTAGTCCTATCCGTATGTCGCAGACGCCTGTCGAGTATCGTCACGCGCCACCGTTATTGGGCGAGCATACGCTTGAAGTGCTGCAGCGAGTGCTGGGCCTGGGGGCGGGTGCGGTGGCTGATTTGAAGGTGGCCGGAGTGCTGTGA